In the genome of Carya illinoinensis cultivar Pawnee chromosome 13, C.illinoinensisPawnee_v1, whole genome shotgun sequence, the window TATGTATTGATATCTCTCAAGAGCAAGTCTTCATGTCTAAAACAAAACAATCAGTCCACTACAGAAATTGctttatgaattaaaatagaacATGTCACTAATTATTTAGATATCAAATCCGAGGGTGAGTAGGATAGATATTTAGAGATCAAATAtctaaagagggaaaaaaattgaCAAGACAAATTGAATGTTTGCTAGAAGAAGATTTTGTCAACTTGGAAAACCATACTTAGAATGGTTTGAGTAGGTACCAAATCTATGTCAATGTTCTCCAGCTTTGCAAATTTATAGTCAATGATAACTTTGTTGGTTTTATATATTCCAAGTGATTGGTTGGAAAGCATTTGCAATACATTGTTTCCTTCCTAGTAATGTTgatgttttggattttttgtagatatacaTATCTTTGATCATGTTTTATATACTGGTTTATAGATTTTAATGTGGTTTAAGTTATATGATATTGTTATTGACAATTCATTTGCCTCCCTCTTAGAATGGGAAACGGAAAGAAGACCCATCTAATTTAAAGCCATCTAGCTCAAATCCCCCACCCGCGgtatgttatattatttaatatatcgaaaacattatttgtttattagttgatatttattttcaatacaCATCAATAACTTATTACAAAACATTTTAGGACATACCATCAACTTCTCCAAACATCTCAAATTACATGCACGGTTACTATGGACCAATGCCTGTGTGGTCACCGGGTTTTTTAGCATATCCTAGTGCCAACCAATATCCAATGCACCTACAGGTAGTGATGTCATATCGAattaaatgttattttaattcAACTTGGTTTTTTAAAGGAGTTTAATtgcattgtttttttctttttgccagAATAGTAGTTACCCCTTTCAACATGGCATGGAAGGCCCGGTATCTCGCATTAGTACAGGCTCCATTACGAGCAAATTTCAAGGTACCGAGGATAATAGAACCGATGGTTGGGAAACCGAATTGCCATGTACATCCTCTAGAGTTGATGAATGTTTTGCGGATGGACCACGCACACAAGATAATAGACCCGATGGTGGGAAAACTGAAACCCCCATATCCAGTGCCGGAGAATCTGAGAAAGTGCAAATGTATGGTGATGATGTGCCAAAGTCCAAGATGGAGTTTAATTCCTTAGAAGATTTAATGAGTTACTATAAGGAATATGGGAAGAAATGCGGGTTTGGGgtgatgaaaaaaagaaatgagagggGAGAGGATGGGACTGTTAGATATGTTACGCTTGCCTGTGCCCGTGGTGGGAAGGCCCAGAATAGGATTTTGAATGTCTCCAGCCCTCGTCCGACAGGAAAGATTGAATGTAAGGCAAAGATTAATGTCTCAAAAACTCCTGATGGAAAGTTTCGGCTAAATTCAGTTCACAATATCCATAACCACAACCTTAGCCCAAAGAAATCAcgcttctttcgatgtaatagagaagtAAGTGAATCCATAAAAAGGGTCCTTGATACAAATGATATGGCTGGCATCCGAATGAATAAGAGTTTCGGTTCTCTTGTTGTTGGCGCAGGTGGATTTGAGAACCTCCCGTTTCTGGAAAAGGATTGTCGTAACTACATCGACAAGGCATGACATCTATGACTGGGCGCAGGTGGTGCTGGGGCGCTTCGAGACTACTTTTTACGGATGCAGTACAAAAATCTGGGGTTCTTTGCATTAATGGACCTGGATGATGATGGGAGGTTAAAGAATGTATTCTGGGCAGACCCCCGTAGTAGAGCAGCCTACCAATATTTCGGTGATGTGGtcacattcgacaccacatacctgACGAACCGATATAggatgccctttgcaccatttattggtgtaaaccaccgtgggcaattaatttttttgggtGCTGGCTTGATTTCCTCAGAGGATATGGAGACATTCGTGTGGTTATTTCAAACTTGGTTGcagtgtatggatggtatagcCCCTAAAGCTATTATCACTGATCAAGACAGAGCGATGAAAAATGTTATTTCAATTGTTTTCCCCGAGAGCCGGCATCGATTCTGCCTTTGGCATATACTTAAGAAAGTACTCGAAAAGCTTGGGAGCTATGCTTCCTACAAGACTAGAATGAAAACTGCACTAATTAGATGTGTGTATGACAGCCAAAGTCGggaagattttgagaaatgctgGGATCAGTTCATCACCATGTACAACTTGCATGAGAATGCATGGCTGCAGAGTTTATACATTGAGCGTGAGTACTGGGTACCGGCCTTCTTGAGAGAGGTTTTTTGGGCTGCAATGAGTACAACTCAGCggagcgagagcatgaatgcattttttgacaGCTATGTTCATGCGAAgacaaacttgaaagagtttgtcgatCAATATGATAATgccttgaaaaagaaaattgagaacgaAAATGTAGCGGATTTCCACTCATTTAATGTCACTATTCCCTGCATCTCAAGATCTCCCATTGAAAAGAGATATCAAGATTTGTACACGAATGGAAAGTTTAGGGAAGTTCAGCAACAACTTGCCCGCGTTATCGACTTGGACCCAGTTTTACTGAAGGTGGATGGTACTATAAAGACCTATGGTGTGGAGGATGAAGTTTGTCTTGAAGAGTTCACTAAATTGGTTACACATTCAGTGGTCTTTAGTCAGGAAGATATAGCTGCCAAGTGTTCTTGTGGGTTGTTTGAAATGAGGGGGATAGTGTGCAGGCACATCTTCGCTGTGTTCAAATGTAACGGGATTAAATCATTGCCTGATAAGTACATTTTGGATCGGTGGAGGAAGGACATCAAAAGAAGATACATGTTAATCCACAGCAGCTACGGCACAGTACAGCAACGGGAGGATTCTATAGCTTATTCAAGTCTTTTGAACATATGTTATAAGATGATTACTCATGTTACGGGTTCGAGAGAACATACTTTGGATGCAACTAATAAGTTGCATGCAATGATTGAGCTGTATTCTGGCAATCAAGATCCCCCATGTTGTCCCAATGTTGATGGTACGACAAATGTTTCGGCTACTATTGGTTCTTCAAAACAAGTACTCAGTCCACATGTTGTAAGAGGGAAAGGGAGACCTCcatctctgaggagagcatACAGGATGGAGAGAGACCTACGAAAAGTAAAGGAGAAGACGAAGCGAGCTCAGGGAAAGGGAAAATGCAAACAGGTCcttatattaattctttttgttttgcccTTGTTGATGCTAAAGGTTATACATGACatatttgatatattattttcagCGAGATGGAGAAGATACACCAGTCGTAGACGTGCGCAAGAATTTATTTGGCTTTGAGCATGTAATAATGTTGATTTTTACATTTGTTTGATTCacaagattataaaattatagttatatttgattttgaatCATTGCTCTCATTTTGAATCAGGCTGTTCGAGAATCTATACCAACTCCTGACATTACTGAAGCCCAACCCCAAGAAACATTTGTGCaaagtcaagaaagtgtaaggGGATCCCAACTTGTGGTTCATCGGTATTTATAAGAGTAGTATATTTCGGCTGTGATATAATCCTTCTCTCGGTCTACAGATGCTTGttgggttggatggatcacaaccaCTTCCGGCTGTATTGGATGGTTCACAACCATCCAAAATGCAATGATTGTCGTGAGTACAAAAAGTGCATGCAGGGCACGAGATTTAGATGGTATTATGGTTTGAGTAATGCAACTTgtttatattaaatgttttgTGATGAGGTACCAAAGTTCTTGTGCATGTTGGTAACTAGTTATGATTTGGCATGCCATTGATATATTTCGGTTTTTGTGTGTAGGTTGATGCGGTTTGGCTGGAAATACTAGTTACCACGAGagcatgttaaaaatataatattgttatttgaGAACTGTTGGTGAAATGAAATTTGGCATGGTGAACATCTTCAATAAATATGGTTTTGAGCAAGTTTAATCATTTTGGGTTGATTTTGTACAAGAGCAAGAAGAAAAGCAAAGGTTTGGGTTGATTTTTTATGTAATGAATGGTTTGTGTTGATTTTGTATAGGTGTTATGAAGTGGATTGGATACACACTCATTGAGATGGAATACATGTCCTTATATTGAATTTGCTTGGCAGTTATGTTTTAGATTGGTTACACATGAGATTTTGAATGTTTTGACTGGTTTTTGGGTTTATAGTTGTATTTGGCTGGAAAAATGTAAAGGGATTGGTTATAGTGCATGCAGTTGGCATAGCTTTCTGGGTTGTATGTGATGAGGGGGGTTATAGTGCATGCAGTTGGCAATATGACTGGGTTAGTGTTGGATGAGGATGTTTCGGATGAAGATACCTGCGTGGTAATCGAAGGGTGTATAGGTGATGAAGATAGTGCTCACTAATCAAAGAGCTTATCTGCGTGGGTAAGGTAAGATAGTGCATGTGTTGTAGTGCGTTCGTAGCATGTACTACTGGGCATGAGTACAAATGAGTCTGGTTTTGCACGAGATTTTGAAGGTTATGATACCTGTTTGTATACAGGTTATGCATGGTTTGAGTAGTCTACGAAAAGTAAATGATTGATTTCtggaaacaaaaaatacaacccAACCACTAATGAATGTGTCTTACATTGAAACAaaggatttgatttataaaGACCTGCATTGATCCCTCTGAATTCAGCTTTAACAAGAAATATAAGACCCAATCTCATTACAATAAGATTGGTTACTACATTAGTCAGGAATAAATAATGCTCAGTGCATTAGTCAGGAATAAATAATGCTCAGTGCATTTagatacaaaaacaaaaccaccaAAAGACCTAGAAAAGTTTCTCTCGAAAATGAGGCTACGACATCTACTAATGACAACACTGGGCTGGAATTCAGTACCCTCTCCTCTAATACAAGAGCAGCAAACGTCCAATACAAATTAATACTACCACTAATGCAAAACCACTAAAAAGTGTAGAACTCAGTTTCCGCTCCCTTTGAATACCAACATCTTCTGTGTGACGCACCAACTCCTTCTCAAGCTGATCCA includes:
- the LOC122291071 gene encoding protein FAR1-RELATED SEQUENCE 1-like; the encoded protein is MEGPVSRISTGSITSKFQGTEDNRTDGWETELPCTSSRVDECFADGPRTQDNRPDGGKTETPISSAGESEKVQMYGDDVPKSKMEFNSLEDLMSYYKEYGKKCGFGVMKKRNERGEDGTVRYVTLACARGGKAQNRILNVSSPRPTGKIECKAKINVSKTPDGKFRLNSVHNIHNHNLSPKKSRFFRCNREVSESIKRVLDTNDMAGIRMNKSFGSLVVGAGGAGALRDYFLRMQYKNLGFFALMDLDDDGRLKNCMDGIAPKAIITDQDRAMKNVISIVFPESRHRFCLWHILKKVLEKLGSYASYKTRMKTALIRCVYDSQSREDFEKCWDQFITMYNLHENAWLQSLYIEREYWVPAFLREVFWAAMSTTQRSESMNAFFDSYVHAKTNLKEFVDQYDNALKKKIENENVADFHSFNVTIPCISRSPIEKRYQDLYTNGKFREVQQQLARVIDLDPVLLKVDGTIKTYGVEDEVCLEEFTKLVTHSVVFSQEDIAAKCSCGLFEMRGIVCRHIFAVFKCNGIKSLPDKYILDRWRKDIKRRYMLIHSSYGTVQQREDSIAYSSLLNICYKMITHVTGSREHTLDATNKLHAMIELYSGNQDPPCCPNVDGTTNVSATIGSSKQVLSPHVVRGKGRPPSLRRAYRMERDLRKVKEKTKRAQGKGKCKQRDGEDTPVVDVRKNLFGFEHAVRESIPTPDITEAQPQETFVQSQESMLVGLDGSQPLPAVLDGSQPSKMQ